One Hordeum vulgare subsp. vulgare chromosome 4H, MorexV3_pseudomolecules_assembly, whole genome shotgun sequence DNA window includes the following coding sequences:
- the LOC123447174 gene encoding gamma-glutamyl peptidase 5-like has translation MGMGPLETAVEAGRAAAPVPVVTAAGGGTYALLQCGEDSAYVRDAYGGYFEVFRALLAEDGERWRVYRAVRGELPSDEDAAGVDGFVISGSCSDAHGDEPWILALVDLVRRQLAAGKRVLGVCFGHQVLCRALGGKTGRSCKGWDIGVSCIHPTAAAARLFAPLKMPVHLPIIEFHQDEVWELPPHAEVLARSDKTGVEMFRLGDRAMGVQGHPEYSKDILMSIADRLLRQNLLLGCQVDVAKASFDVRQPDKEFWKKVCRGFLKGRLQPQQQQQKQQHKLQL, from the exons ATGGGGATGGGGCCGCTGGAGACCGCCGTCGAGGCTGGCCGCGCCGCCGCGCCGGTGCCGGTGGTGACCGCGGCGGGAGGGGGGACGTACGCGCTGCTGCAGTGCGGGGAGGACTCGGCGTACGTGCGGGACGCGTACGGGGGCTACTTCGAGGTGTTCCGCGCGCTGCTGGCGGAGGACGGGGAGCGGTGGCGGGTGTACCGCGCCGTGCGCGGGGAGCTGCCGTCCGACGAGGACGCGGCGGGGGTCGACGGCTTCGTCATCTCCGGCAGCTGCAGCGACGCGCACGGCGACGAGCCGTGGATCCTCGCCCTCGTCGACCTCGTCCGCCGCCAGCTCGCCGCCGGCAAGCGCGTCCTCGGCGTCTGCTTCGGCCACCAG GTCCTGTGCCGGGCGCTGGGCGGGAAGACGGGGAGGTCGTGCAAGGGGTGGGACATCGGCGTGAGCTGCATCCACCCCACCGCCGCGGCGGCGAGGCTCTTCGCGCCGCTCAAGATGCCGGTGCACCTGCCCATCATCGAGTTCCACCAGGACGAG GTGTGGGAGCTGCCTCCTCACGCCGAGGTGCTGGCCCGGTCGGACAAGACCGGCGTGGAGATGTTCCGGCTCGGCGACCGCGCCATGGGCGTCCAGGGCCACCCCGAGTACAGCAAGGACATCCTCATGAGCATCGCCGACCGCCTCCTCCGCCAGAACCTCCTCCTG GGCTGTCAGGTGGACGTGGCCAAGGCGAGCTTCGACGTGCGGCAGCCGGACAAGGAGTTCTGGAAGAAGGTGTGCAGGGGCTTCCTCAAGGGCAGGCTCcagccgcagcagcagcagcagaagcaGCAACATAAGCTGCAGCTATAG